One Bradyrhizobium manausense DNA segment encodes these proteins:
- a CDS encoding deoxyguanosinetriphosphate triphosphohydrolase, whose amino-acid sequence MSVGMAAPRAPYACDPDRSRGRLVAEPPSRTRSPFRRDCDRVIHSTAFRRLKYKTQVFVFHEGDHYRTRLTHSLEVAQIARALARQLGLDEDLTETLALAHDLGHPPFGHAGERALDACLKDFGGFDHNAQALRVVGSLEHRYPEFDGLNLTWESLEGIVKHNGPLTDRSGAPVGRYREHGVPVGIADYIKTYDLELWSFASMEAQVAAIADDIAYDAHDIDDGLRAGLFHLDDLKVMPLTAEIIAETSAHYPDLEDVRRGAELVRELISHLIGAVFAEAQTNIAAVGPQSANDVRQQNRALIAFPPDVAEEEAAIKRFLYGHMYRHKRVMRVMAEAEQIVFDLFAKYLTSPADLPPEWLVGAETDNEGERARRIGNFIAGMTDRFALTEHQRLFDSTPDLR is encoded by the coding sequence GACCCCGATCGCAGCCGCGGCCGGCTGGTCGCCGAGCCGCCGAGCCGGACCCGGAGCCCGTTCCGTCGTGATTGCGACCGGGTGATCCATTCCACGGCGTTCCGCCGCCTGAAGTACAAGACCCAGGTGTTCGTGTTCCACGAAGGCGACCATTACCGGACCCGGCTGACCCATTCGCTGGAGGTGGCGCAGATCGCCCGCGCGCTGGCCCGGCAGCTTGGGCTCGACGAGGACCTTACCGAAACCCTGGCGCTCGCCCATGATCTCGGCCATCCGCCGTTCGGCCATGCCGGCGAGCGGGCGCTGGACGCCTGCCTCAAGGATTTCGGCGGCTTCGACCACAATGCCCAGGCGCTCCGCGTCGTCGGCTCGCTGGAGCACCGCTATCCCGAATTCGACGGGCTCAATCTGACCTGGGAATCGCTCGAGGGCATCGTCAAGCACAACGGACCGCTGACCGACCGCAGCGGCGCGCCGGTTGGACGCTATCGTGAGCACGGCGTACCCGTCGGGATCGCCGACTACATCAAGACCTATGACCTCGAACTCTGGAGCTTCGCCTCGATGGAGGCACAGGTCGCGGCGATCGCCGACGATATCGCCTATGACGCCCACGATATCGACGACGGCCTGCGTGCCGGCCTGTTCCACCTCGACGATCTCAAGGTCATGCCGCTCACGGCCGAGATCATCGCCGAGACCTCGGCGCATTACCCTGACCTCGAAGACGTCAGGCGCGGGGCCGAGCTGGTGCGCGAACTGATCTCGCATCTGATCGGCGCGGTGTTCGCGGAAGCGCAGACGAACATTGCCGCCGTCGGGCCGCAATCGGCCAATGACGTCCGCCAGCAGAACCGGGCCCTGATCGCGTTCCCGCCTGACGTCGCCGAGGAGGAGGCCGCCATCAAGCGCTTCCTCTACGGGCACATGTACCGCCACAAGCGGGTGATGCGGGTGATGGCCGAGGCGGAACAGATCGTGTTCGACCTGTTCGCGAAATACCTGACGTCGCCGGCCGACCTGCCGCCGGAATGGCTGGTCGGGGCCGAGACGGACAATGAGGGCGAGCGGGCCCGCCGGATCGGCAATTTCATCGCCGGAATGACCGACCGTTTCGCCCTGACCGAGCACCAGCGGCTCTTTGACTCGACCCCGGATTTGCGTTAG